The sequence below is a genomic window from Candidatus Hydrogenedentota bacterium.
CCTGCGCTGCCGCGAGGCGGGCGAGGCGAAGACCATCCTGTTCAACCTCAGCGGCCACGGCCACTTTGACATGACCGCCTACGACGCCTACCTGCGCGGCGACCTGCAGGACCTGGCCCTCGACGAGGAGTCCCTGAAGAAGGGGCTGGCCAGCATCCCCGAGGTGGCGGAGGCGTAATCCCCCCAAGTTGCGTTCCGGGCCGGAGGAATCCCCTCCGGCCCGTTGCTTTTTCGGGGATTCCTTGTTACACTTTCAGGGCGGGGGCGTATGACCCCGCAAAGGCCAGTTGAGGTGTATCACCGGGGGCGGAACCCGCCGCCAAAACTTCGGAGAACATGGACCATGACCAAGCCCGCGATTGCGCGCCGCCCCGCGCCGGCCCAGGACATTTTCACCATCCTGGACATCATCCTGTACTTCCTCAACGTGATTGAGTCCCTGTACCGCGTCTTCACCACCATTTTCGGCTCCACCACCGCCTGAGTCCGGGGGTGGAGACGCGAAAACGGCGGCGGAACCTGTCCGCCGCCGCTTTCGTTGGTCTTTAAGGCAAATTTCCTCAGGCGAGGGCCGCGTCAATCGCCTTGGCGATTTCGCCCTTGCCGGTGACGCCGATGAACCGTTTCACCTCGGCGCCATTTTTGAGCACCACCAGGGTGGGGATGCTGTTCACGCCGAACTCCGAGGCGAGGTCGGGGGCGTCGTCCACGTTCACCTTGCCCACCAGCGCCTTCCC
It includes:
- the trxA gene encoding thioredoxin codes for the protein MGNAASLTSGNFKDSVAAGVTLVDFWAEWCGPCRMLAPAIDELAKEYEGKALVGKVNVDDAPDLASEFGVNSIPTLVVLKNGAEVKRFIGVTGKGEIAKAIDAALA